In the Brassica napus cultivar Da-Ae chromosome A7, Da-Ae, whole genome shotgun sequence genome, one interval contains:
- the BNAA07G18650D gene encoding uncharacterized protein BNAA07G18650D → MRHGDRMDRFEPLWASTAERPWDPPLIHHGKVRAFQTGQRISSQVSFPVHRVFVSPFLRCIQTAVEVVAALSAVSSIDNSKLKVAIEFGLCEILNSLAIKSNVAPKDGKFDFNISDLEAMFPEGTVDHNVDMVYKELPQWGESAEGFRERYVNTLKVLAQKYPSENLLLITHRGGVSTILYKYLKDATKRLVDYCGCVDLRRQDGFGESVDFEVVTSHGVSFREHNVPIHDPVISQSPV, encoded by the exons ATGCGTCACGGCGATCGAATGGACCGTTTTGAGCCACTCTGGGCTTCGACCGCTGAAAGACCGTGGGACCCGCCGCTCATTCACCACGGTAAGGTTCGAGCCTTTCAAACCGGTCAAAGAATCAGTTCTCAGGTTTCGTTTCCAGTTCACCGTGTCTTTGTCTCTCCTTTCCTACGTTGCATCCAGACTGCTGTTGAAGTTGTCGCCGCTCTCTCCGCCGTCTCTTCCATTGATAACTCTAAGCTCAAG GTAGCTATAGAGTTTGGATTGTGCGAGATACTGAACTCATTGGCTATTAAGAGTAACGTTGCTCCCAAAGATGGGAAGTTTGATTTCAATATTTCAGATCTTGAAGCTATGTTTCCTGAAGGAACAGTGGACCATAATGTCGATATGGTTTATAAAGAG TTGCCACAATGGGGAGAATCTGCGGAAGGCTTCAGGGAACGATATGTTAATACATTGAAAGTTCTTGCACAGAAGTATCCTTCTGAGAACTTGCTCTTAATCACTCATC GGGGAGGAGTAAGTACTATACTTTACAAGTACTTAAAAGACGCAACCAAGCGCTTGGTAGATTATTGTGGTTGTGTTGACTTGAGAAGACAGGATGGGTTTGGTGAGTCTGTGGATTTCGAGGTGGTTACTAGTCATGGAGTGTCTTTCAGGGAACACAATGTCCCAATACATGACCCTGTAATAAGCCAATCTCCGGTTTAG